The proteins below are encoded in one region of Brachyspira intermedia PWS/A:
- a CDS encoding tetratricopeptide repeat protein gives MDNIAIIVFVCVFITLLLIVKKFLFGKSLDKISDIDKVNKLISEGKHDVALIKLKEILAKDKPGTKRAEIHAMIGDCYANLEEYSFAIVEYRHAIDDGYKNPETILALARSLNKIDKKAEALAQYLTLFKIDDYKLVVALEIGIIYYENRQYETAIKYFDEALDVQPNNSEALKYKAFCFVNMGNFNDAISGMNNIYKKFPDDPLLNYNLGRAYRGREDYKTAIRYYANSYKDKEYSVKSLYEMGLCYIKLENIESAIKTLEKAISYDSYDKELNLAILYTLSECYDIVGNINKSMEILESIIVIDPNYKDANEKLNNYKDSRYSENIKKFFRLEGDAFIDMALKVVSSIGLIPYSSKITDKKYLIVFAKETNSPHSPKKIVYFRTSYSPIFNDELVHLYDYAVNANIANTMLITCAMVSPDAIRYAAMSRIDIVGIKRLENLLDKAQLTNLPVGVTRTEEKLNWIL, from the coding sequence ATGGATAATATTGCTATTATAGTATTTGTATGTGTATTCATTACACTTTTGCTTATAGTAAAAAAATTTTTGTTTGGTAAATCATTAGATAAAATATCTGATATTGATAAGGTGAATAAACTTATTAGCGAAGGAAAACATGATGTAGCCTTAATAAAACTTAAAGAGATTTTAGCTAAGGATAAACCTGGTACAAAAAGGGCAGAAATACATGCCATGATAGGTGATTGTTATGCTAATTTAGAAGAGTATTCATTTGCAATAGTAGAATATAGACATGCTATAGATGATGGTTATAAGAATCCTGAAACTATTTTGGCATTAGCTAGATCTTTAAATAAAATCGATAAAAAAGCTGAAGCATTAGCACAGTATCTTACACTTTTTAAGATAGATGATTATAAACTTGTGGTGGCATTAGAGATAGGTATAATATACTATGAAAATAGACAATATGAAACAGCTATAAAATATTTCGATGAAGCATTAGATGTACAGCCTAATAATTCAGAGGCTTTAAAATATAAAGCTTTTTGTTTTGTTAACATGGGTAATTTCAATGATGCTATATCTGGTATGAATAATATATATAAAAAGTTTCCAGATGATCCTTTGTTAAATTATAATCTAGGAAGAGCCTATAGAGGAAGAGAAGATTATAAAACAGCTATAAGATATTATGCTAATTCTTATAAAGATAAAGAATATTCTGTTAAGTCTTTATATGAGATGGGACTTTGCTATATAAAATTAGAAAATATTGAATCTGCTATAAAAACATTAGAAAAGGCTATAAGTTATGATAGTTATGATAAGGAATTAAATTTAGCTATACTTTATACTCTTTCAGAATGTTATGATATAGTAGGAAATATCAATAAATCTATGGAAATATTAGAAAGTATAATAGTAATAGATCCTAATTATAAGGATGCTAATGAAAAACTTAACAATTATAAAGATTCTAGATATAGTGAAAATATTAAAAAGTTTTTCAGATTGGAAGGAGATGCTTTTATTGATATGGCTTTAAAAGTTGTTTCAAGTATAGGGCTTATTCCGTATTCTTCTAAGATAACTGATAAAAAATATTTAATAGTTTTTGCTAAAGAAACTAATAGCCCTCATTCTCCTAAAAAGATAGTTTATTTCAGAACTTCTTATAGCCCTATATTTAATGATGAGCTTGTACATTTATATGATTATGCAGTGAATGCTAATATTGCTAATACTATGCTTATAACTTGTGCTATGGTTAGCCCTGATGCTATAAGATATGCTGCTATGTCAAGAATCGATATTGTAGGAATAAAGAGATTAGAAAACTTACTTGATAAAGCACAGCTTACAAATTTACCTGTAGGTGTAACTAGAACAGAAGAAAAACTTAATTGGATATTATAA
- a CDS encoding SoxR reducing system RseC family protein — translation MKREFALVLETYDNNVAKVELQRSASCDGCTICNSGKPVVLRAFNKINANKGDSVVIEVEELKKGTNFFVYVIPLICLIAGYFIGEYISKLSNIENNLGPIFAFIVFFIYVILGLIKLKKDNKIIANIICKNQVIENFNEK, via the coding sequence ATGAAAAGAGAATTTGCTTTAGTATTGGAAACATATGATAATAATGTAGCTAAAGTTGAATTGCAAAGAAGTGCAAGCTGTGATGGCTGTACTATATGTAATTCTGGTAAACCTGTTGTTCTTAGAGCATTCAATAAAATTAATGCTAACAAAGGAGACAGTGTTGTTATAGAAGTTGAAGAACTAAAAAAGGGTACTAACTTTTTTGTTTATGTAATACCTTTGATTTGTCTTATAGCAGGATATTTTATTGGAGAGTACATATCTAAATTATCAAATATAGAGAATAATTTGGGACCTATATTTGCTTTTATTGTATTTTTTATTTATGTTATTTTGGGATTAATAAAATTAAAAAAGGATAATAAAATAATAGCGAACATAATTTGTAAGAATCAAGTTATAGAAAATTTTAATGAAAAATAA
- a CDS encoding DUF3536 domain-containing protein translates to MRYLILHGHFYQPPRENPFLGEIQKEASAAPAHDWNERITNECYSPNAYSRILDGYGRINDMSNNYEYMSFNFGPTLLDYIARTREDLLKRIIEADKKSIERVGYGNAIAQVYNHIILPLAKKEDMRVQIKWGLYNFEKYFGRKSSGIWLSETAINLDVVDALYDCGVKFTILSPYQAHYVKNITTTDVSGAKIDTSKPYWLYGHNGKRVAVFFYDAYVSQAIAFEHLLTSSDKLAEKIRNAYGERKLVNIATDGESYGHHEPFADMCLARYFKENVHYDNITPTNYEHYLNIHPPTEEVILHSGTGGRGTSWSCSHGVERWRSNCGCGGWDGCDLSWRGPLREAFDILRKMQDKLFATFLDFTDETRNSLREEYVRAIYNDLDARDLYEICSKYISFKEFVFLMESYKYSLFSYTSCGWFFEDVSRLEPIKNMQYAEQSFHYARLLVKDKNVDFVDKAQEEFLKTLEKSISNKPEHHSARYFYEKEAKVDVFAKLYVINYFIFNLIASEYRDVNINIFKHEIKSTKIEKNIIEGILIDNIAADIYFRVNTSSENHEFKNQIQISENYDDLDKCTVYTMYLKDLNSDIRDKLADSLFETDIKKLDHLMHEIYPEYRKLFTYFNLNSITPDYDYRRIMGAMASPILREKITERGRDAYDEVSENLKDARNAGIFISNSGISSLIGDNIKNALNTLYETGNTETIYDVLKDVKFLSNNDMPIDRNTFENIFYKIILKYKNTDIKFNDDEKASFKELGYWLNFNMDNI, encoded by the coding sequence ATGAGATACTTGATACTTCATGGTCATTTCTATCAGCCCCCAAGAGAAAATCCATTTTTAGGTGAAATACAAAAGGAAGCGAGTGCAGCACCTGCTCATGACTGGAATGAAAGAATAACGAATGAATGTTATAGTCCTAATGCATATTCAAGAATATTAGACGGATACGGAAGAATAAATGATATGTCTAATAATTATGAATATATGAGTTTTAATTTCGGCCCTACACTTCTTGATTATATAGCAAGAACTAGAGAAGATTTATTGAAAAGAATAATAGAAGCAGATAAAAAAAGTATAGAAAGAGTCGGATACGGAAATGCAATAGCTCAAGTTTACAATCATATAATACTTCCTCTTGCAAAAAAAGAAGATATGAGAGTGCAAATAAAATGGGGCTTATACAATTTTGAAAAATATTTTGGAAGAAAATCAAGCGGAATATGGCTTTCTGAAACAGCAATAAATTTAGATGTAGTTGATGCTTTATATGACTGCGGAGTAAAATTCACTATACTTTCTCCATATCAAGCTCATTATGTTAAAAATATTACAACTACAGATGTTTCAGGTGCAAAAATAGATACTTCAAAACCTTATTGGCTTTACGGACATAATGGAAAAAGAGTTGCAGTATTTTTCTATGATGCTTATGTATCTCAGGCAATAGCTTTTGAACATTTGCTTACTTCATCTGATAAACTTGCAGAAAAAATAAGAAATGCTTATGGAGAAAGAAAACTTGTAAACATAGCTACTGACGGAGAAAGCTACGGACACCATGAGCCTTTTGCTGATATGTGTTTGGCAAGATATTTTAAAGAGAATGTTCATTATGATAATATTACACCAACTAATTATGAACATTATTTGAATATTCATCCGCCTACAGAAGAAGTTATACTTCATAGTGGTACAGGTGGAAGAGGAACTTCTTGGAGCTGCTCTCATGGTGTAGAAAGATGGAGAAGCAACTGCGGATGCGGAGGCTGGGACGGATGCGATTTATCTTGGAGAGGTCCTTTACGTGAAGCATTTGATATATTAAGAAAGATGCAGGATAAATTATTTGCTACTTTCTTAGACTTTACTGATGAAACTAGAAACTCTTTAAGAGAAGAATATGTGCGTGCTATATATAATGATTTAGATGCTAGAGATTTATATGAAATATGCAGCAAATATATATCATTTAAAGAATTTGTATTTTTAATGGAATCTTATAAGTATTCATTATTTTCATATACATCTTGTGGTTGGTTCTTTGAAGATGTATCAAGATTAGAGCCTATAAAAAATATGCAGTATGCAGAGCAGTCTTTCCATTATGCTAGATTATTGGTAAAAGATAAAAATGTAGACTTTGTTGATAAGGCTCAAGAAGAATTTTTAAAAACGTTAGAAAAATCTATAAGTAATAAACCAGAACATCATAGTGCTAGATATTTCTATGAAAAAGAAGCGAAAGTTGATGTATTTGCGAAACTTTATGTTATTAACTATTTTATATTTAATCTTATAGCAAGCGAATACAGAGATGTAAATATAAATATTTTTAAACATGAAATAAAATCAACTAAAATAGAAAAAAATATTATAGAAGGTATATTAATAGACAATATAGCTGCAGATATATATTTCAGAGTTAATACATCAAGCGAAAATCATGAATTTAAAAATCAGATACAAATATCAGAAAATTATGATGATTTAGATAAATGCACTGTGTATACAATGTATTTAAAAGATTTAAATTCTGATATAAGAGATAAATTAGCAGATAGTTTATTTGAAACTGATATAAAAAAGTTAGATCATTTAATGCATGAAATATATCCTGAGTACAGAAAACTTTTCACATACTTTAATTTGAATAGCATTACTCCTGATTATGACTATAGAAGAATAATGGGTGCTATGGCTTCACCTATACTTAGAGAAAAAATTACTGAAAGAGGAAGAGATGCTTACGATGAAGTATCTGAAAATTTAAAAGATGCAAGAAATGCAGGTATATTTATATCAAACAGCGGAATATCAAGCTTAATTGGAGATAATATTAAAAATGCTTTAAATACATTATATGAAACAGGAAATACAGAAACAATATACGATGTACTTAAAGATGTTAAATTTTTATCAAATAATGATATGCCTATAGACAGAAATACATTTGAAAATATTTTCTATAAAATAATACTCAAATATAAAAATACTGATATCAAATTCAATGATGATGAAAAAGCATCATTCAAAGAATTAGGATATTGGCTCAATTTCAATATGGATAATATATAA
- a CDS encoding TlyA family RNA methyltransferase: protein MRLDEYVHGEGYTESRAKAQDIILAGCVFVNGVKVTSKAYKIKDTDNIEVVQNIKYVSRAGEKLEKAFLEFGISVENKICLDIGASTGGFTDCLLKYGAKKVYALDVGHNQLVYKLRNDDRVVSIEDFNAKDIKREMFNGEIPSIVVSDVSFISISKIAPIIFKELNDLEFWVTLIKPQFEAERGDVSKGGIIRDDTLREKILNNAISRIVEIGFKEVNRTVSPIKGAKGNIEYLAHFVI, encoded by the coding sequence ATGAGATTAGATGAATATGTGCATGGTGAAGGCTATACAGAGAGCAGAGCTAAAGCACAAGATATAATACTAGCCGGTTGTGTTTTTGTTAATGGAGTAAAGGTAACTTCTAAGGCTTATAAGATAAAAGATACTGACAATATAGAAGTTGTTCAAAATATAAAATATGTATCAAGGGCTGGAGAGAAGTTAGAAAAAGCATTTTTAGAGTTTGGTATATCTGTAGAAAATAAAATATGTTTAGATATTGGAGCTTCTACAGGAGGCTTTACAGATTGTCTGCTTAAATATGGTGCTAAAAAAGTTTATGCTCTTGATGTAGGGCATAATCAGCTAGTTTATAAACTTCGTAATGATGATAGGGTAGTATCTATAGAAGATTTTAATGCCAAAGATATAAAAAGAGAAATGTTTAATGGTGAGATTCCTTCTATAGTTGTAAGTGATGTTTCTTTTATATCAATATCAAAAATAGCTCCTATTATATTCAAAGAATTAAATGATTTGGAATTTTGGGTAACTTTGATAAAACCTCAATTTGAAGCTGAAAGGGGTGATGTATCTAAAGGTGGCATAATAAGAGATGATACACTTAGAGAAAAAATATTAAACAATGCTATTTCAAGAATAGTAGAAATAGGGTTTAAAGAAGTAAATAGAACAGTTTCGCCTATAAAAGGGGCTAAAGGCAATATAGAATATTTAGCTCATTTTGTTATTTAA
- a CDS encoding cyclic nucleotide-binding domain-containing protein, translated as MLNYNTIKFNKSATIFIEGQEPKYTFYIIKKGRVVVYSYFADNYAVEYKEGEIIGLFNAVLNEPYFSTVKALEDTEVIEMNINEIEKIDTISLINKIYDYLMINIERWLNRYYYFLHKENNPYYSRHGKSKNIDIMEMCKIYLNNGFNDAAYKLYKKYIELNPNDEERKEELNNLYKNLKPIEEPENIEANIYKYKKGYCLYTELQSKDNLYIIKYGKVGVYNIFDSKQVTRRVLATDDVLNGYAPISKNNKYLSTTAIVLEDSIVQLIKKEDAMNLVQSDRTLRLYFVKMMSMRVYSTISRIRSFNANKIVSKFVIIIEALIKTELLFKSINKIKFQYNINDICSMIGVEYKESIDNEILKIKSLDISDEGYLMVNDVESFYKEYEIYKQRNTHKIETD; from the coding sequence ATGTTAAATTACAACACTATCAAATTTAATAAATCTGCAACAATATTTATAGAAGGTCAGGAACCAAAATACACATTTTATATTATTAAAAAAGGAAGAGTAGTAGTATATAGTTATTTCGCTGATAATTACGCTGTAGAATATAAAGAAGGTGAAATTATAGGGTTATTCAATGCCGTTTTAAATGAACCTTACTTTTCTACAGTAAAAGCATTAGAAGATACAGAAGTAATAGAAATGAATATCAATGAAATAGAAAAAATAGATACTATAAGTCTTATAAATAAAATATATGATTATCTTATGATTAATATAGAAAGATGGCTCAACAGATACTATTACTTTTTGCATAAAGAAAACAATCCATATTATAGCAGACATGGCAAGTCTAAAAATATTGATATTATGGAAATGTGCAAAATATATCTTAATAATGGATTTAATGATGCTGCTTATAAATTATATAAAAAGTATATAGAGCTTAATCCTAATGATGAGGAAAGAAAAGAAGAGCTTAATAATTTATACAAAAATCTCAAACCAATAGAAGAGCCTGAAAATATAGAAGCAAACATATATAAATATAAAAAAGGCTATTGTTTATATACAGAACTTCAAAGTAAAGATAATCTATATATAATAAAATATGGCAAAGTTGGTGTATATAATATATTTGATTCTAAACAAGTTACAAGAAGAGTATTAGCTACCGATGATGTACTTAATGGATATGCTCCTATTTCAAAAAATAATAAATATCTTTCAACTACTGCTATAGTTTTGGAAGATTCTATTGTACAATTAATAAAAAAAGAAGATGCTATGAATTTGGTGCAGTCTGACAGAACTCTTAGACTATATTTTGTAAAAATGATGAGTATGAGAGTATACAGCACAATTTCAAGAATAAGATCTTTTAATGCAAATAAAATAGTAAGTAAATTTGTAATAATAATAGAAGCATTAATAAAAACAGAACTATTATTTAAAAGCATAAACAAAATAAAATTTCAATATAATATAAACGATATTTGTTCTATGATAGGAGTTGAATATAAAGAAAGCATAGACAATGAAATATTAAAAATCAAATCATTAGATATATCAGATGAAGGATATTTAATGGTTAATGATGTAGAAAGTTTCTATAAAGAATATGAAATATATAAGCAGAGAAATACTCATAAGATAGAAACTGATTAA
- a CDS encoding cyclic nucleotide-binding domain-containing protein, translated as MNNYNTIKFPKSSFIYEEGNFPKDSFYIITKGKAKCYAINSNNYNKEYNVGHIIGLVNLAASEPYSVTMEATEDVEVLELTLSDISNITNNDLIKTIYNYLNTTLETWLSRYYIILVKNKVDLYYKENIFTMAEIYLKNDFPDIAHKLYENYIETLEDKNDIEYAKKELLKLPPANNPSTFTSNILLYKKGSCLYTEFKPSNHLYIILSGRIGIYNVINGKLLLKDIYKKNYVLDGYEPKLEYKPLLTSAVALETSYIKVVTKEEFIEMIIKDKHLRSYHIKMMSIKVINILSKIKALEETNTLSKLFIIISALLKTETLFEEINTTVLNYTIYDIENSIKLDINDILNNLKKIKSLEIINDKYIRITNINDFFKEYHEYQKNTY; from the coding sequence ATGAATAATTACAACACTATTAAATTCCCAAAATCATCTTTTATATATGAGGAAGGCAATTTTCCAAAAGATTCATTTTATATAATAACAAAAGGCAAAGCTAAATGCTATGCAATAAATTCTAATAACTACAATAAAGAATATAATGTTGGACATATTATAGGACTAGTTAATCTGGCAGCATCAGAACCCTATTCTGTTACTATGGAAGCTACAGAAGATGTTGAAGTTTTGGAATTGACACTATCTGATATAAGCAATATTACAAATAACGATTTGATAAAAACAATATATAATTATCTTAATACTACATTAGAAACTTGGCTCTCTCGCTATTATATTATTTTGGTAAAAAATAAAGTTGATTTATATTATAAAGAAAATATTTTCACAATGGCAGAAATATATCTAAAAAATGATTTTCCTGATATAGCTCATAAATTATATGAAAACTACATAGAAACATTAGAAGATAAAAATGATATAGAATATGCTAAAAAAGAATTATTAAAACTTCCTCCAGCCAATAATCCAAGCACATTTACTTCAAATATATTGTTGTATAAAAAAGGAAGCTGTTTATATACAGAATTCAAACCAAGTAATCATTTATATATAATATTATCTGGAAGAATAGGAATATACAATGTCATAAATGGAAAGCTGCTTCTAAAAGATATATATAAAAAAAATTATGTTCTTGACGGATATGAACCAAAATTAGAATATAAGCCTTTATTAACTTCAGCTGTTGCTTTAGAAACTTCTTATATAAAAGTAGTAACTAAAGAAGAATTTATAGAAATGATAATAAAAGATAAGCATCTTAGAAGTTATCATATAAAAATGATGTCAATAAAAGTAATAAATATATTATCTAAAATAAAAGCATTAGAAGAAACAAATACTCTTTCAAAATTATTTATAATAATCTCTGCATTGCTAAAAACAGAAACTTTATTTGAGGAAATAAACACAACTGTATTAAATTATACTATTTATGATATAGAAAACTCTATAAAATTAGATATAAATGATATTCTTAATAATTTAAAAAAAATAAAATCATTAGAAATAATAAATGATAAATATATAAGAATAACAAATATCAATGATTTTTTTAAAGAATATCATGAATATCAAAAAAATACTTATTGA
- a CDS encoding cyclic nucleotide-binding domain-containing protein codes for MSYNITERFDKSSILFNNGESPKDYFYIITKGRAVSYNSFYENYKISLKEGSIIGLISAIIKEPYYVTTEALDDIEVLKININNIVQITNKELVSRVSNYLSYILETWLSKYYSLVIKNKVDLYNKEDILIMASIYKNNNFIDASYKICIQYIELCKNECNTEKVEQFLKYLKPKKEPELIEKNTYKVKKGYCLYTEIVSSNHVYIIKSGRVGIYNIINKKQTVRLIYPEGYIINGYPPSLEYKPLQTTAIAIEDSVIEILKKEELISAANKNEELRIGLILVTAVKVNNVTLKIKAVKEKELKNKLIIILYSIIKIETLFKKEKIIKLPYKIKDIIDMIDLNNDIKAIYAEFENIKHIELDTFKNIIVNNTESFLEEYENYIR; via the coding sequence ATGTCATATAATATCACAGAAAGATTTGATAAATCTTCAATATTATTTAATAATGGAGAATCTCCAAAAGATTACTTCTATATAATTACTAAAGGCAGAGCTGTATCTTATAATAGTTTTTATGAAAATTATAAAATATCTCTTAAAGAAGGCAGTATAATAGGTTTAATATCTGCTATAATAAAAGAGCCTTACTATGTAACTACTGAGGCTTTAGATGATATAGAAGTATTAAAAATCAATATAAATAATATAGTTCAGATTACAAACAAAGAATTAGTCAGCAGAGTATCTAATTATCTATCTTATATACTTGAAACTTGGCTCAGTAAATATTATAGTTTAGTTATAAAAAATAAGGTAGATTTATATAATAAAGAAGATATATTAATCATGGCTAGTATATACAAAAATAATAATTTCATAGACGCTAGTTATAAAATATGTATTCAATATATAGAATTATGTAAAAATGAATGCAACACAGAAAAAGTAGAACAATTCCTAAAATATCTTAAACCCAAAAAAGAACCAGAACTTATAGAAAAAAATACATATAAGGTGAAAAAAGGATATTGTTTATACACAGAAATAGTTTCCAGCAATCATGTATATATAATAAAATCAGGAAGGGTTGGTATATATAATATTATTAATAAAAAACAAACTGTAAGACTAATATATCCGGAAGGCTATATAATAAATGGATACCCGCCATCTCTAGAATATAAACCTTTACAGACAACTGCAATAGCTATTGAAGATTCAGTAATAGAAATATTAAAAAAAGAAGAACTTATAAGTGCAGCAAATAAAAATGAAGAACTGAGAATTGGTTTAATATTAGTAACTGCTGTAAAAGTAAATAATGTAACATTAAAAATAAAAGCAGTGAAAGAGAAAGAACTAAAAAATAAATTAATTATCATATTATATTCTATCATAAAAATAGAAACTTTATTTAAAAAAGAAAAAATAATAAAATTACCATATAAAATAAAAGATATCATAGATATGATAGATCTGAATAATGATATCAAAGCAATATATGCGGAATTTGAAAATATAAAACATATAGAATTAGACACTTTCAAAAATATTATAGTTAATAATACTGAATCTTTTTTAGAAGAATACGAAAATTATATAAGATAA
- a CDS encoding cyclic nucleotide-binding domain-containing protein, with protein MEQQYNKITIKKSTIIFKYKEPAKDYFYIILKGKVTAYNVFYQNYDIHYKEGDIIGLISSIINEPYYSTIESNEDTEVLKIYVQDLAKIDNYKLIDKISNYLSSIFETWLSKYYSLITNNKVNLYNKEDIVTMANIYKNRGFTDASYKICNGCIKLFKDDIHINEAKKLIINTRPIAKPTRIEENVYSIKKGYCLYTEIEPSSYIYMIRSGKVGIYSIIDSKAVVRSIYSSNYIINYYKPVLDYKPLFTTAIVLEDSVIEIIEKDLMENIINRDNKFINNYIKATAAKINNTILKIKALSAKELNEKLIILIYSFIKMDTLFEKNKNVRLYYSIDDIKNILNIDTPNNEIFQILEQLKHMRIDKSENITINNYENFFREYENYII; from the coding sequence ATGGAACAACAATATAACAAAATAACAATAAAAAAATCAACAATAATTTTTAAATATAAAGAACCAGCCAAGGATTATTTTTATATAATACTCAAAGGTAAAGTTACAGCATATAATGTATTTTATCAAAATTATGACATACATTATAAAGAAGGCGATATTATAGGGCTAATATCATCAATAATCAATGAACCTTATTACTCTACAATAGAAAGCAACGAGGATACAGAAGTCTTAAAAATATATGTACAAGATTTAGCCAAAATAGATAATTATAAACTTATAGATAAAATATCAAATTATTTGTCTTCAATATTTGAAACTTGGCTCAGTAAATACTATTCATTAATCACAAACAATAAAGTCAATTTATATAATAAAGAAGATATAGTAACAATGGCAAATATTTATAAAAATAGAGGCTTTACAGATGCAAGCTATAAAATATGTAATGGATGCATAAAATTATTTAAAGATGATATCCATATCAATGAAGCTAAGAAACTAATAATAAATACAAGACCAATAGCAAAACCAACACGTATAGAAGAAAATGTTTACAGTATAAAAAAAGGATATTGTTTATATACAGAAATAGAACCCAGCAGTTACATATATATGATAAGATCCGGAAAAGTAGGTATTTATAGTATAATAGACTCTAAAGCCGTAGTAAGATCAATTTATTCATCTAATTATATCATAAATTATTATAAACCTGTTTTGGACTATAAACCTCTTTTTACAACTGCTATAGTATTGGAAGATTCGGTAATAGAAATTATAGAAAAAGATTTGATGGAAAATATTATAAATAGAGATAATAAATTCATTAATAATTATATAAAAGCCACAGCAGCAAAAATTAATAATACAATATTAAAAATTAAAGCATTATCAGCAAAAGAATTAAATGAAAAATTAATAATACTAATATATTCATTTATCAAAATGGATACTCTATTTGAAAAAAATAAAAATGTAAGATTATACTATTCTATAGACGATATAAAGAATATTTTAAATATAGATACACCAAATAATGAAATATTTCAAATTTTAGAACAATTGAAGCATATGAGAATAGATAAATCAGAAAATATTACAATAAACAATTATGAGAATTTTTTCAGAGAATATGAAAATTACATAATATAA
- a CDS encoding cyclic nucleotide-binding domain-containing protein codes for MKKYRLVKYKKGDIILKDSQISKDCFYIITKGSIRSYNNFYNNTYKMGNIIGLIASIAKEPYYSTVEAIEDTELWEIKIENINKINNKHLINKISNYLSFVLEIWLSKYYSLIIKNKIDLYNKEDILTMASIYKDNGFIDASYKLCLSYINMFENDYNVNNIDDVKKFMKTLIKSKEPEHIDNNSYKMYKGYCIYTELEATNHIYYIRSGRIGIYNIADSSYITRTIYPAHFVIDDYAPTLEYKTLFTTAIVLEDSIVEILTKEELVKKLHDNAELRFKMIKMTSMKVISTILKIKSINKTELRDKLIVLIYGILKIETLFSEKTYIKLYYKIEDIKNMMHDDIDINDMQNALKNIEYLEFDCFNNIIVTDSYKYFKEYESYTK; via the coding sequence ATGAAAAAATACAGATTAGTTAAATATAAAAAAGGTGATATTATATTAAAAGATTCCCAAATTTCTAAAGACTGTTTTTATATAATTACAAAAGGAAGTATAAGATCCTATAATAATTTTTACAATAATACATATAAAATGGGTAATATCATAGGTTTAATAGCATCTATAGCAAAAGAACCATATTACTCTACTGTGGAAGCTATAGAAGATACTGAATTATGGGAAATAAAAATAGAAAATATAAATAAAATTAATAATAAACACTTAATAAACAAAATATCCAATTATTTATCATTTGTACTAGAAATTTGGCTTAGTAAATATTATAGTCTTATAATAAAAAATAAAATAGATCTATACAATAAAGAAGATATACTTACTATGGCATCAATTTATAAAGATAATGGATTTATAGATGCAAGTTATAAATTATGCTTATCATATATTAATATGTTTGAGAATGATTATAATGTTAATAATATTGATGATGTCAAAAAATTTATGAAAACTTTAATTAAATCAAAAGAACCGGAACATATAGATAATAATTCCTATAAAATGTACAAAGGATATTGTATATATACTGAATTAGAAGCCACTAATCATATTTATTATATAAGGTCTGGAAGAATTGGAATATACAATATAGCAGACTCAAGTTATATTACTAGAACTATATATCCTGCACATTTTGTTATTGATGACTATGCCCCTACACTTGAGTATAAAACTCTATTTACAACTGCTATAGTTTTGGAAGATTCCATTGTAGAAATTCTAACTAAAGAAGAATTAGTAAAAAAACTTCATGATAATGCCGAATTAAGATTTAAAATGATAAAAATGACTTCTATGAAAGTTATAAGTACAATATTAAAGATTAAATCCATAAATAAAACTGAATTAAGAGATAAATTGATAGTATTAATATATGGAATTCTAAAAATAGAAACTTTATTTTCTGAAAAAACATATATAAAACTATACTATAAAATAGAAGATATAAAAAATATGATGCATGATGATATAGATATTAATGATATGCAAAATGCTTTAAAAAATATAGAATATTTAGAATTTGACTGTTTTAATAACATTATAGTTACAGATTCATATAAATATTTTAAAGAATATGAAAGTTATACAAAGTAA